The proteins below come from a single Osmerus mordax isolate fOsmMor3 chromosome 3, fOsmMor3.pri, whole genome shotgun sequence genomic window:
- the prr12b gene encoding proline-rich protein 12: MDRNYPGTGFGDLGAGTGWSYERSAKASLVYGSSRSSHPDSELLHRQAYGTPHPLQGYATNHHPGSSGQGGAWGAAGRSLGLSGLFDAGLHHASASGPDPSVMNLISALESRTPQPPPSASSLLSQFRTPSWQTAMHTPNPAELFISGALPGSGSFPSSSALSAYQHPASFSGRSFTPSLSLQDTPTFNPTTNGLLSPHDPLLHIKTSSQSSLGFDRLLSSQSVAYRGTQDPTGPPPQAPSNPSGRHLPPPQFNLLSSQLQDQSSQLYNASVFSSAPAPPPQPPQERAVPRQDSVIKHYQRSSPAQSQLSSSAPHPLQHYLSCGATGYQQMAHHRHGGVSCSPLGDQSPSSDAKSSSRAEQVYRPIIQTPYTSSASSSGSKGAKSSSSSSGYSSSGSASSSSRTPHTPPSASSTSSTSSSSSSNSNPNPASSSSSAPSRQQAPSQSAPPPPPPPLPPPPVSSTPVQQPPPKPCLSVYGSPVASVKSNPGVPGQTPPQQQQQPQSQSYSPSQPPPSHLSQPYGGFSSPQAQDLSSGTGVSAKGYGGLGPGARSFSAEVVYGTDSGYGSLPSSLGGGGSPSLVYGSQGHSPAILGSGGAGGSAGSGPASGVSGGAAGGGVAGSAGAASSVGSGGAGSYHLPDSSPSPSNNSAIIRPGLHSPAPARPAQSPGGPGGSKFLSSVLSPAFLSSPQGYPDTRAPQQQSYHPTPPKPKPDSDMLGMERSQDEDEDDDDDFLIQHLLHAQSSPHPSQHHTQQPTQQQPPQAMSQPRDSGKGLAYDMNKASEERYHLQSVIRTNSATNSTVPVTAGVGGSGGGLESHLESMKKQQQSKNERVLSSVGSGRVGGDSLQHPHTHQHDSLGSVVHYGRGDPYSHPHMQHPHHTVHQQHAQHGQHSQHTHQHAHAHGHPHMELKKPPDPSELPYLRKTPDGQQQPRQSQSSLSMMDASPDQPQQPPSAHMLQSVLSHTTRNKMDAQQAPPQQQQQHPMSQQALLGSSGGTGPGGVDTHPQSQSSQLQLQLQSQALEAHYGRGAQPRDQASQNSVSPLDMLERSLSRANSRDSGGASERGVGVGGGEGGGSNRHRQQQHRLPAHHHPQQTASELHDFLSEPDLGLSAPSHLHHLNPHHAHPHVHNQQQAHPHHQLPHPHAHPHAHQLTPNVGSQQQQQPQQRDQEAQLSQSQLEQLKDHQFDTVSPVGKGGQNQAQQQQQRFVPLTSICFPDSLLQDEDRSFFPGMEDMFCSDEYKSSCAGGVGAGHGVQEGIPQVRGQGQEGLEAIKAGGGGGGYDMMGHHSDQGYGQYCHGLSEAGNGTMHLDLDTLKTHELPSTVNTEQLGLIQSQTPGLGMGGPTGVPADGSVNKMIVGQGGGAGGLTSPIFCSSRPKKLLKTSSFHLLKQRREPQPQAKKNYAQEYEFEDDEDKANVPADIRLNSRRLPDLLPDLVSSCRKGAASGVGGLSPLMGDMDFCHNTGYASLGPPPQLLPHDGPKKRGRKPTKPKREGPPRPRGRPRIRPLPEPSYCRGLMGAVGGESRRGRGRGRGRGRRDEGMMEMHRDMNKVPNLQYQQQQHQQQHHHQHQQFHQQQHLQHHPHQHHHQQQHHQHQQQQQHSHLQQQHLHHQQQQQQQQPQPLHQEPIRPIKIKLPIPLIPPSDSLLRTDSLSSTDPVLSDGSVGSAPSLGLSPGPTAGIDMNKSDMNRSQEKIKQKAQEMTWDRDIEDQITPEAWAAMQKLSSSADDKTEFKPGFMASFLDFLKTGKKQPGGPGSGLQGLSPVGEAQSTDTISLKGGIRPLSPPPPPPLAPPPAFGEGEGEGGLALGNCPSPCKRLDEELKRNLETLPSFSSDEEDSVSKNQDLQKSISSAISALYDTPHSLVAAIAVAPPLRTPSPSSPQVRPVSPSMPVTPTAQAQTYVGHMEVEGNERTHTQLLTHNDTQPHIESPEQNQPKAMDREEREEEEDEEEMEDEQREEESVERRLVEEEDEEERDHDFAMLDAPKVEDSPSGPPLGPVPTSPPSLSLSPPTSSSPSPPPPLSLPSPLPPQHHEEEEQELQGALHPLQLHPDRATSSPTPFNPPPILPSPSSPPLPALPPSSSTTPPPSSSPPDQDQDPDMDPETAQPSSSSPSSCPPSPPTPEDATTPQITSLHLAKKQANAAIAGESEEEDSESGGEGIFRERDEFVVRTEDIGTLKMALQTGREPPPIWRVQKALLQKFSPEIKDGQRQFCATSNYLGYFGDAKMRYQRLYVKFLENVNKKDYVRVCSRKPWHRPGLTLRRQSLPKPTTPALSQTPPRVERDDREKDRQREREQKEQRERDREQKEKEKEQKEKEREQKERELKELREREREQKEREVKEKEKRDKEKEKEREQKEAREQKERQLKEREREQKERLLKEREREQKERLLKEREREQKEKELKEKERREKEKEKEREQKEKERREKELRERRERERERELREREKKENEKEREMKEKEREQKEREMKEKEREQKEREMKEKEQREKEQERELKDREKREREKERELRERERREKEKEKELKERERRERDKEREQKEKERELKERERREREKEKEREKDKQRDREREKEQREREEKEKKHQVEKVERRCSGLELGREQEKRGGEKKVDRPSRARPMKVKAEPPPKKRKKWLKDIPSSSESDSSPDQPSEDEASVRGGMNSRAMREMFRSYVEMLVSTALDPDMIQALEDTHDELYLPPMRKIDSLLNEQKRRLLRRVNMSAQHQEVLHMFPKMTADTLDSGAVKLHLGGEGYNRKTLNRVKRSMPKQQDLKLSTETCRIYSLYHSLHHYKYHTFLHCKKETDSIEQATEDPGQEEVVQQCMANQGWLETLFNSFIELLTLSTNT, from the exons ATGGATAGAAATTATCCTGGTACAGGATTCGGTGATTTGGGCGCTGGAACGGGATGGAGTTACGAGAGATCGGCGAAGGCAAG CCTGGTGTATGGGAGCTCCAGGTCCTCCCATCCAGACTCCGAGCTCCTCCATCGCCAGGCTTATGGCACACCCCACCCTCTGCAGGGCTATGCAACCAATCACCACCCAGGAAGTTCTGGACAGGGTGGAGCTTGGGGAGCGGCTGGACGGAGCCTAG GCCTGTCAGGACTGTTTGATGCAGGGCTACACCACGCCAGTGCTTCTGGCCCCGACCCGTCTGTCATGAACCTGATTTCTGCGCTGGAGTCCCGGacaccacagccccccccctcggcctcttctctcctttctcagtTCCGCACACCCTCCTGGCAAACTG CAATGCACACACCGAACCCAGCTGAACTTTTCATCTCTGGTGCCCTCCCTGGTTCTggctcctttccctcctcatcAGCGCTGTCTGCCTATCAGCACCCGGCCTCTTTCTCCGGACGCTCCttcaccccatccctctccctacaGGACACACCCACTTTCAACCCTACTACCAACGGGCTCCTGTCCCCCCATGACCCCTTACTGCACATTAAGACATCCTCCCAGTCCAGCTTAGGCTTTGATAGGCTGCTCTCTTCGCAAAGTGTTGCATACAGAGGGACTCAGGACCCTACAGGGCCCCCACCACAGGCCCCGTCCAACCCCTCCGGTCgtcacctgccccctccccagttCAACTTGCTGTCCTCTCAGCTTCAAGACCAGTCATCTCAGCTGTACAATGCCtctgtcttttcctctgcgCCGGCCCCGCCACCACAGCCCCCGCAGGAGAGGGCTGTTCCGCGTCAGGACAGCGTCATCAAGCACTACCAGCGTTCCTCTCCAGCCCAgtcacagctctcctcctcgGCACCCCACCCCCTGCAGCACTACCTCAGCTGCGGGGCAACTGGGTACCAACAGATGGCACATCACAGGCATGGAGGAGTGTCTTGCAGTCCTCTGGGTGACCAGAGTCCGTCCTCAGATGCCAAATCCTCGTCCCGGGCCGAGCAGGTGTACCGTCCCATCATCCAGACACCCTACACCTCCTCGGCCTCCTCCTCAGGATCCAAGGGGGCCAAAAGCTCAAGCTCCAGTAGCGGCTACTCCTCCTCAGGATCTGCGTCCTCTTCTTCCcggaccccccacacccccccctcagCATCCTCCACCTCTTCAACCTCTTCAAGCTCATCCTCAAACTCCAACCCCAACCCTGCCTCCAGCTCATCTTCTGCCCCTTCAAGACAACAGGCTCCTTCCCAGTCTGcaccgcctcctccccccccaccactgcCACCCCCTCCAGTGTCCTCCACCCCTGTCCAACAGCCCCCACCcaagccctgtctctctgtttatGGCTCCCCTGTTGCTTCCGTCAAGTCCAATCCAGGCGTCCCTGGCCAgactcctccccagcagcagcagcagcctcagTCACAGTCCTACTCCCCcagccagccccctccctcacacctcaGCCAGCCCTATGGAGGCTTCAGCTCTCCTCAGGCCCAGGACTTGAGCTCTGGAACGGGAGTCTCTGCGAAGGGTTATGGAGGCTTAGGGCCAGGGGCTCGCTCCTTCTCTGCTGAAGTAGTCTATGGGACAGACTCAGGGTATGGCTCACTGCCGTCCTCCCTCGGAGGAGGTGGCAGTCCCTCCCTGGTTTACGGGAGCCAAGGACACTCCCCAGCGATCCTGGgatctggaggagctggagggtcAGCGGGAAGCGGCCCTGCCTCAGGGGTCAGCGGAGGTGCCGCAGGAGGGGGGGTTGCAGGATCGGCAGGTGCGGCTAGCAGTGTAGGGAGTGGGGGTGCAGGCTCCTATCACCTGCCTGACTCCAGCCCCTCCCCATCCAACAACTCTGCTATTATTCGACCTGGACTACACTCCCCCGCCCCGGCCCGCCCTGCCCAGTCTCCTGGGGGACCGGGCGGCAGCaaattcctctcctctgtcctttcGCCTGCTTTCCTATCTTCGCCACAAGGATACCCCGATACTCGGGCTCCGCAGCAGCAAAGCTACCACCCCACGCCCCCCAAGCCTAAACCAGATTCTGACATGCTGGGAATGGAGCGCTCCCAAGacgaggatgaagatgatgacgatgatttTCTGATTCAGCACTTGTTACACGCCCAGagttctccccatccctcccagcACCACACGCAGCAGCCCACACAGCAGCAACCTCCTCAGGCCATGTCTCAGCCCAGAGACTCCGGCAAAGGGCTGGCCTACGACATGAACAAGGCCTCTGAAGAGCGCTATCACCTTCAGAGTGTCATCCGCACCAATAGTGCAACCAACAGCACGGTACCTGTAACTGCAGGTGTGGGTGGCAGTGGTGGCGGGCTGGAGAGCCACCTGGAGTCAATGAAGAAGCAGCAGCAATCAAAGAACGAGCGGGTGCTGTCTAGTGTAGGTTCGGGTCGCGTGGGCGGTGActccctccagcacccccacacacaccaacatgacTCGCTGGGTTCAGTGGTACACTATGGACGGGGTGACCCCTACTCGCACCCACACATGCAACACCCCCATCACACTGTGCACCAACAGCATGCCCAGCATGGCCAGCACTCCCAACATACTCACCAACATGCCCACGCCCATGGTCACCCCCACATGGAGCTTAAGAAGCCCCCTGATCCATCAGAATTACCATACCTGCGCAAGACTCCCGATGGCCAGCAGCAGCCACGGCAGtcccagtcctccctctcaATGATGGATGCCTCCCCTGACCAACCCCAGCAGCCGCCTTCCGCACACATGCTCCAGTCTGTCCTGTCCCATACCACCCGCAACAAGATGGACGCCCAGCAAGCTCCtcctcagcagcagcagcagcacccaATGAGTCAGCAAGCTCTGCTGGGATCATCTGGAGGGACAGGGCCAGGCGGTGTCGACACCCACCCTCAGTCCCAGTCCTCTCAGCTGCAGCTCCAACTCCAGTCTCAGGCTTTGGAGGCCCACTATGGCCGGGGAGCCCAGCCTAGAGATCAAGCCAGCCAGAACTCAGTCTCCCCATTGGACATGCTGGAGCGCTCCCTATCACGGGCCAACAGTAGAGACAGTGGAGGTGCTTCGGAAAGAGGTGtcggggttgggggaggggaagggggtggcAGCAATAGACATAGACAGCAGCAGCATAGGCTGCCAGCCCATCACCATCCCCAACAAACGGCGTCAGAGCTTCATGACTTCCTCTCTGAGCCCGACTTGGGCCTTTCTGCCCCTTCTCACCTGCACCACCTCAACCCGCACCATGCCCATCCCCATGTCCACAACCAACAGCAAGCCCACCCTCACCACCAGCTCCCACATCCCCATGCCCACCCACACGCCCACCAGTTAACGCCCAATGTGGGGtcccaacagcagcagcagcctcaaCAAAGGGACCAAGAGGCTCAGCTCTCACAATCCCAGTTGGAGCAGCTCAAAGATCACCAGTTTGACACAGTGAGCCCAGTGGGGAAAGGAGGCCAGAACCAagctcaacagcagcagcagaggttTGTGCCTCTAACCTCCATCTGTTTCCCTGATTCCCTCCTCCAGGACGAAGACCGATCCTTCTTCCCAGGCATGGAAGACATGTTCTGCTCCGATGAATACAAGTCTAGCTGTGCGGGTGGGGTTGGGGCAGGCCACGGGGTGCAAGAGGGCATCCCTCAAGTCCGTGGGCAGGGGCAAGAGGGCCTGGAAGCAATCAAggcaggtggtggaggaggtggttaTGACATGATGGGTCACCATAGCGACCAAGGGTATGGTCAGTACTGCCACGGTCTTTCAGAAGCTGGAAATGGGACCATGCACCTGGACTTGGACACTCTAAAGACCCACGAGCTACCCTCCACTGTAAACACTGAACAGCTTGGATTGATCCAGTCTCAAACCCCTGGCCTTGGTATGGGCGGTCCAACTGGAGTTCCTGCGGATGGCTCTGTCAACAAGATGATAGTaggccagggtggaggggcaggggggctaaCTTCTCCAATCTTCTGCTCATCACGGCCCAAAAAACTGCTAAAGACCAGCTCTTTCCACCTTCTGAAGCAGCGGCGTGAACCGCAGCCCCAGGCCAAAAAGAACTACGCTCAGGAGTACGAgtttgaggatgatgaggacaaGGCCAATGTGCCGGCCGACATTCGTCTCAACAGTCGCCGCCTCCCTGATCTGCTTCCTGACCTGGTGTCTAGCTGCAGGAAGGGTGCTGCATCTGGCGTAGGTGGCCTCAGCCCATTGATGGGTGACATGGACTTCTGCCACAACACAGGATACGCCTCTTTAGGCCCCCCTCCGCAGCTTCTTCCTCATGACGGCCCCAAGAAAAGAGGCCGGAAGCCAACCAAACCCAAACGCGAAGGTCCACCACGGCCACGGGGGCGACCTCGCATCCGCCCTCTCCCAGAGCCCTCTTACTGCAGGGGGCTGATGGGAGCAGTGGGTGGTGAAAGTCGTAGGGGGCGAGGGCGGGGCAGGGGTCGTggcaggagagatgaagggatgatggAGATGCACCGAGACATGAACAAAGTACCAAACCTTCAgtaccaacaacaacaacatcaacaacaacatcatcatcaacatcagCAGTTCCACCAACAGCAACACCTTCAACaccacccacaccaacaccaccaccaacaacaGCATCACCAGCAtcagcagcaacagcaacacTCACACCTCCAACAGCAACATCTGcaccatcaacaacaacagcaacaacaacaaccacagccccTGCATCAAGAGCCCATTAGGCCTATAAAG ATAAAGCTTCCTATCCCCTTGATACCTCCTTCAGATTCCTTGTTGAGGACAGACTCCCTGTCCAGCACTGATCCGGTTTTGTCTGATGGTTCGGTGGGCTCCGCTCCGTCCCTTGGCTTGAGTCCTGGACCAACAGCTGGGATTGACATGAACAAAAGCGACATGAATAGGTCCCAGGAGAAGATCAAGCAGAAAGCCCAAGAG ATGACATGGGACAGAGACATTGAGGACCAGATCACACCAGAAGCCTGGGCTGCTATGCAGAAACTGTCCAGTTCA GCGGATGACAAGACAGAGTTTAAGCCTGGCTTCATGGCCTCCTTCTTGGACTTTCTCAAGACAGGAAAGAagcagcctggaggaccagggtcaggcctgCAGGGCCTGAGCCCAGTGGGAGAGGCTCAGTCCACCGACACCATCTCTTTGAAGGGTGGCATCCGCCCGCTATCcccgcctcctccaccacctctggcTCCACCACCAGCCTTtggggaaggggaaggagaggggggattaGCCCTTGGCaactgccccagcccctgcaaGCGTCTGGATGAGGAACTGAAGAGGAACCTGGAGACACTGCCCTCTTTTTCTTCCGATGAGGAGGACTCTGTCAGCAAAAACCAGGACCTCCAGAAGAGCATCTCTTCGGCCATCTCTGCCCTTTACGACACGCCCCACTCTTTGGTCGCTGCCATTGCTGTGGCTCCGCCCCTGCGCACACCTTCCCCGTCCAGTCCACAAGTTCGGCCTGTGAGCCCATCCATGCCAGTCACCCCTACTGCACAGGCACAGACTTATGTGGGCCATATGGAGGTTGAGGGAAacgaacgtacacacacacagcttctcacCCACAACGACACACAGCCTCATATAGAGTCCCCAGAGCAGAATCAGCCTAAGGCCATggatagagaagagagggaagaggaggaggatgaggaagagatggaggatgagcagagggaagaggagagtgtaGAAAGGAGACtcgtagaggaggaggacgaagaagagagagaccatgaCTTTGCAATGCTAGATGCTCCTAAAGTGGAAG ACTCCCCATCTGGGCCTCCCCTTGGCCCAGTGCcaacctcccctccatccctgtccctctccccacccacctcatcctctccctcccctcccccgccactgtccctcccctcacctcttcccCCACAGCAccatgaggaagaggagcaggaactCCAGGGAGCATTGCATCCTCTACAGCTCCACCCTGACCGTGCTAcctcctccccaacccccttcaACCCCCCACCAATTCTCCCCTCGCCgtcctctccacctctgcctgccctccccccttcctcctccaccacaccacctccatcctcctcccctcctgaccaggaccaggacccagaCATGGACCCAGAGActgcccagccctcctcctcctccccttcttcttGCCCACCATCGCCCCCCACCCCGGAGGACGCAACTACCCCCCAGATCACCTCGCTTCATCTTGCTAAGAAGCAGGCGAACGCTGCCATTGCTGgtgagagcgaggaggaggacagcgagagTGGTGGGGAGGGCATCTTTCGGGAGAGGGATGAATTTGTGGTCCGGACTGAAGATATCGGCACACTCAAG atggcCTTACAGACAGGCCGGGAACCCCCCCCCATCTGGAGGGTCCAAAAGGCCCTGCTACAGAAGTTCAGCCCAGAGATTAAAGATGGACAGAGACAGTTTTGTGCCACCAGCAAT TATCTGGGTTACTTTGGTGATGCAAAAATGCGGTACCAGCGCTTGTATGTGAAGTTCTTAgagaatgtaaataaaaaggaTTATGTTCGAGTCTGCTCAAGAAAGCCCTGGCACAGACCTGGTCTCACTTTGAG GCGCCAGTCCCTCCCTAAGCCAACAACTCCTGCTCTCAGTCAGACTCCTCccagagtggagagagatgacagagagaaggacagacagcgggagagagagcagaaggaacagagagaaagagaccgggagcagaaggagaaagagaaggaacagaaagagaaggagcgggagcagaaagagagggagctgaaggaattgagagaaagagagagggagcagaaagagagggaggtgaaggagaaagagaaaagggacaaggaaaaggagaaagaaagggagcagaagga agcgagggaacagaaagagaggcaactgaaggagagagaaagggagcaaaAAGAGAGgctgctgaaggagagagaaagggagcaaaAAGAGAGgctgctgaaggagagagaaagggagcaaaaagagaaagagctcaaagaaaaagaaagaagggaaaaggagaaagagaaggaaagggagcagaaggagaaagagagaagggaaaaggaattgagggagaggagggaacgggagagagagagggagttgagggaaagagaaaagaaggaaaatgagaaagagagggagatgaaggagaaagagagggaacagaaagagagggagatgaaggagaaagagagggagcagaaagagagggagatgaaggaaaAAGAGCAAAGGGaaaaagagcaggagagagagttgaaagacagagagaagagggaaagagagaaagagagggagctaagggagagagaacggagggaaaaagagaaggagaaagagctgaaggagagagaaagacgggaaagagataaagagagggaacagaaggagaaagagagagaactaaaGGAAAGAGAGCGCcgggaaagggagaaagagaaggagagagaaaaggacaaacaacgagatagagagcgagaaaaagaacagagggaaagggaggagaaagagaagaaacatcaggtggagaaggtagagaggaGATGTAGTGGACTGGAGctagggagagagcaggagaaaagagggggagagaagaaggtggATCGTCCATCTAGGGCAAGGCCTATGAAAGTAAAAGCTGAACCACCGcccaagaagaggaagaagtggTTGAAGGATATACCCTCCTCCTCGGAGTCCGACTCCTCCCCTGACCAACCCAGTGAGGATGAAG cCTCAGTGAGAGGTGGCATGAACAGCCGGGCCATGAGGGAGATGTTCAGGAGCTATGTGGAGATGCTAGTCAGCACCGCCCTGGACCCTGACATGATCCAggccctggaggacacacacg ATGAACTGTACCTCCCGCCCATGAGGAAAATTGACAGCCTCCTCAACGAACAGAAGAGGAGACTGTTGAGGAGAGTCAACATGAGTGCTCAGCACCAG GAGGTTCTCCACATGTTTCCGAAAATGACGGCTGATACCTTGGACTCTGGAGCAGTTAAACTGCACCTTGGGGGTGAGGGCTACAATCGCAAAACTCTAAACCGGGTCAAGAGAAGCATGCCCAAGCAACAG GATCTAAAGCTCTCTACTGAGACGTGTCGAATCTACAGCCTTTACCATTCCCTCCACCACTACAAATACCACACCTTCCTGCACTGCAAGAAGGAG ACGGACAGTATTGAGCAGGCAACCGAGGACCCTGGCCAGGAGGAGGTAGTTCAGCAATGTATGGCCAACCAGGGCTGGCTGGAGACCCTTTTCAACTCCTTCATAGAGTTGCTCACTCTGAGCACCAACACCTGA